A genomic stretch from Thermococcus sp. includes:
- a CDS encoding alpha/beta hydrolase, which yields MDVYRAKFGTPERGWVVLVHGLGEHSGRYGKLIRMLNEAGFAVYAFDWPGHGKSPGKRGHASIEETLEIIDSIIEEIGEKSFIFGHSLGGLTVIRYAETRSGKIRGVIASSPALAKSPETPGFMVALAKFLGKIAPGVTLSNGIRPELLSRNREAVRRYVEDPLVHDRISAKLGRSIFVNMELAHLEADRIKVPVLLLVGTDDVITPPEGAKMLFDRLKVKDKTLKEFPGAYHEIFEDPEWGEEFHRTVIKWLLNRAY from the coding sequence ATGGATGTTTACAGGGCCAAATTTGGAACGCCCGAGAGGGGCTGGGTTGTTCTGGTGCACGGCCTCGGAGAGCACAGCGGTCGCTACGGAAAGCTGATAAGAATGCTGAACGAGGCCGGTTTTGCCGTTTACGCTTTCGACTGGCCAGGACATGGGAAAAGCCCGGGGAAAAGGGGGCACGCGAGCATTGAGGAAACACTGGAGATAATCGACTCCATAATTGAGGAAATAGGGGAGAAGTCCTTTATCTTCGGCCACAGCCTCGGCGGTTTAACGGTTATTCGCTACGCAGAGACGAGGAGCGGTAAGATCAGGGGTGTAATCGCTTCATCGCCTGCCCTAGCTAAGAGCCCCGAAACGCCGGGTTTTATGGTGGCTCTGGCAAAGTTCCTCGGGAAGATTGCACCGGGAGTAACGCTCTCCAACGGTATAAGGCCGGAACTCCTCTCCAGAAACAGGGAAGCAGTGAGGAGGTACGTGGAGGACCCACTGGTCCACGACAGGATTTCGGCAAAGCTCGGCAGGAGCATCTTCGTCAACATGGAACTGGCCCACTTGGAGGCCGACAGAATAAAGGTCCCGGTTCTCCTTCTGGTCGGGACGGACGATGTAATAACCCCACCAGAAGGAGCAAAAATGCTCTTTGATAGGCTAAAGGTCAAGGACAAGACGCTGAAGGAGTTTCCGGGGGCTTACCATGAGATATTTGAGGACCCAGAGTGGGGGGAGGAGTTTCATAGAACAGTTATTAAATGGCTCCTTAACAGGGCTTACTAA
- a CDS encoding type II toxin-antitoxin system VapC family toxin, with the protein MKLFLDTNLLIYLALGSSDPSYESAIDDFYSKLVEENELYTDVLVLDEFIHVLRRKYGVPYERSINFVDETILPVVKVLPLTFFDYRMAREIITRYNLKPSDAFHIAVIQNNGFQAIVSEDEDFDRLPLKRLWLEG; encoded by the coding sequence ATGAAGCTGTTTCTTGACACCAACCTCCTCATTTACCTAGCCTTGGGGAGTAGTGACCCTAGTTATGAGAGTGCGATAGATGATTTCTACTCAAAACTGGTTGAGGAAAACGAGCTTTACACTGACGTACTGGTTCTCGATGAGTTCATCCACGTCCTGCGGAGAAAATACGGCGTTCCCTACGAAAGGTCAATAAACTTCGTTGACGAGACAATACTCCCGGTCGTCAAGGTTCTTCCACTGACTTTTTTTGACTACCGTATGGCTAGAGAGATTATCACCAGGTACAACCTCAAACCTTCCGATGCCTTCCACATCGCCGTAATCCAGAACAACGGCTTTCAGGCGATAGTGAGTGAGGATGAGGACTTTGACAGGCTCCCCCTCAAGAGGCTCTGGCTGGAGGGTTGA